The Candidatus Methylomirabilota bacterium genome contains the following window.
TCGTTCGCGACGCTCACAGGCCTGCCCGCGACGACGGCGCCCGTCGGTCTCACGCGCGACAGTCTACCCGTCGGGGTCCAGATCATCGGTCCCTACCTAGAAGACGCGACGCCGATTGATATCGCGAGCCGGCTGGCGGACGTGACGGGAGGATTCAGGGCGCCGAAGGCGTTCTGAGGCGTGGCGGCGCGTGTTCTGTCCGCCCGCCTGGCGATATAGGGGAGGCTGCCTCTTAGCTGCTCTGCGAATTCCGCACACTTTGTCGCTCCAACAGCCAGCGAGTCCCCGCGAGGCTGCCAACCCCTATTATCCGGCGATCGTCTTGAACCCCCTTGTCGGGGCAGCGTCTGATCCCGGTGTTCAGAAATCCCCGTCAGTCACGTGCGGGATAAGACCGCGACAATATGCCTGCCACTCAAGCGGTTCGAGGTGGTCCGAAATCAAAAGATTCTCGCCCACCTCGGGCTCCCGGGTGCGAGGGCCGGCCCGCCGTCCCCGTCCGCCGGTGCTGCGGCGCGAGCAGAGCAACCGGCCCTCCATGACATGCCCCTGGAACAGGTGCCGGGAGCCCTGCCAACCGCGGCGGTCAGTGCGGAGCACTCCGGTGGACGGCGCCCGCTCGCCGCCTCGAG
Protein-coding sequences here:
- a CDS encoding amidase family protein; amino-acid sequence: MPAFPHDHSEAPPGPAVGRLDDRVIATANGPRPYWHMFFWISFATLTGLPATTAPVGLTRDSLPVGVQIIGPYLEDATPIDIASRLADVTGGFRAPKAF